CATGCTATGGGGTCTTGCAAAGCGGAGTTTACTTCTATTCGCAATTCTCGGTAAGGATTCAAGCCTTTCATTTTATAATCGGAATAGTTTTGGAATTATGgtacaaattcaaaattatgtcAAATTGGAACAGCAAAGTCCGATTTAGAAGTTGTTAAGTTGAAAATTTATGGGGTATTGATAGTCTAGGATGTTATGGAGCTATATGATTTTAGATAACTCAATTTGAGCTTACAGTGTGCCCGAAACAAACTTTTGAAATTGGGTGCACATGCTGAACAGTAACTCAACCAGCAGCTTTCGGTGCTGAATCTCACCAGTTGGCATCTACAATTTGGCTGGCCAAACTAAAGATCTTTAAATACTTTAAAAGGGCTTTCTTTTGACAATAAGCGCACTTGGATTGGAGCTCAGTAAAGAGATATGGTGTGAAAAGTTTGTCATGCGAGTGATTATTCTTCGCActagttgtttttttttgccataattGGTCATTCATGAGGTCTCTCATCGACCCATAGTGAGCATTTTGACTCTGAATCAAGTATGGTTAAAGAAGTGTTTCACATGGTTTTGACTCCAATTcttgtttaattaataaaattacgAGATTTTTGGCTCATATAGCTAATTATTTGGTTTTGGGTATTTCTAAGTAAGTGATACCATCTCTTCtttgaatttctaaattttgaaaatgaaaagaattagaCATATTGTgtgcaaaatattaaaaaaaaaaaattgtctaaaaggcAAAAGTGATGTTTATAGCATATTCAATCTATAAAATCTTGATTGGGCATTTACtaccatttttattatttgaaattgtattgaaagcaattttggaaacaatttatgagatgattattgtgaaattgtttGAGAAATGATTTAGAAATGGATTGCAAAAAGGTTATATGTATTGATTTGTTAATCTGATTTATGAAAGGTATTATGTTATAAAAGGGTatatgtttggtattgtgaaaatgatttatgataCCGATTCTAGATTGTTTCCGAAAAGAATTGATTTATAGAGAgataaatgttttgatttgTAAAATTGTATTATGATTATGTGATTGATTCTAAATTGGATTTCTAGTATTGGAAAATGATGGTTTGGTACACACTATCACAGTGAAGGGTTTTTGGGTATGCATATTAGTTTTTAGGATATCCTTATGGCTCAGCCACCGATTGATAATGAATGGAGAACTTGTCAAGGAGGAAACTCAGTTGCCTTGTTACTAAGCATTGTATTATGATTATTGTTCGATATAGTGCAATAGATTGAATATTGGAACagaccattgacatgtgacTGGATGAGATGAATTGATGGAATAGACTACGATGTTTGATTTGAGATTGATTAATAGAATAGACTATTAATACGtgaattgatgagattaatcaatagaCTGAACCATTGATATATTCTTTGAAATTACTGACGAAGTATTTCTAATATGTATAAAGCTTTGTTGAAAAGATAAAACTTGTATTTGATCTCATGCATATGCTATACtatgaatttgaattcgatGAGTTTCGATATGGTTTTGCAAATATGTATAGCAGGTGCTTGTTTTGCTTAGAAGAGATATTGCTCACCCATTTCATTCTaatcttttcaagttcttcaGCTAACGACAAAAAAGACAAGAGTGCTATCGGCAAAGAAGAGGAGAGTGCTATCGGCTGGGAGTTATTGGTAATTGCATTTTGGATAAATTGAGTTGAGATATTTAGATATATTTCCAGGTGTGACGTATCCTTCGCAAGTCAATTGTAGCAGACTTTGAGCTATGTTCTTCAAGATTCTTGTTCTGGTTTCTCTGCTAGCCGTTTCGGCTTACGCTCAAGTGACCAGTTTCGTGTACAACGGTTTCCAATTGGGAAAGCTGAGCCTCGATGGGATGGCCTGGGTCACCCCGATGGCCTCCTGAATATGGGCTACGACGTCAGACAGAATATGGGCCACGCCTTCCATCCCGAGCCAGTCCAGTTCAAGAACTCGCCAAACGGCTCCGTCTTCTCCTTCTCCACCACGTTCGTCTTTGCGATCCGACCTCGGTATAAGGGTCTGAGCGGCCACGGGATCGGCTTCATGGTCATGCCCCAGAGAGGCTTCCCCGGGTCCCTGTCTAGCGAATACCTTGGCATTTTCAACCAAACTGACCACGGCAACGCCACCAATCATGTGTTCGGGGTGGAATTTGACACGTTCCAGAGCAGCGAGTTTAATGACATCAACGACAATCATGTCGGAATTGACTTGAACGGGTTGATATCAGCAAATTCAACTCCAGCAGGGTATTATGCAGATGGTGGTGAGTTCAAGAACTTGACTCTAATCAGTGGTGAAGAAATGCAAGTTTGGGTGGACTATAATGGAACTGAAAAGCGGATCGATGTCACATTGGCTCCGATCAAAGTGCAAAAGCCAAACACTCCCCTTCTGTCTCTTACATGGGATCTCGCGTCAGTTATCAACGAGAACATGTATGTTGGCTTCTCGTCATCGACCGGTTCAACCCAAACTTCTTACTATGTTATGGGTTGGAGCTTCGGGGTAAATGCAAAGGCTCAGGAACTTGCCCTGTCCCAACTTCCTAAGCTTCCTCAGGTCGGTAAAAAGGATACGTCGAAGGTACTAACTATTGGGCTACCATGGGTGGTTCTTTTCCTCATATCAATCCTGATCTCAAGCGTGGTTTACGTGATGAGAAGGAAACGGAAATTTGCCGAGGTGCTTGAAGATTGGGAGAGGGACTACGGCCCACACCGGTTGAAGTACAAAGACCTTTATATTGCAACAAAAGGATTTCGGGAGAAAGAGCTATTAGGGACTGGTGGGTTCGGTCGGGTCTATAGAGGAATCTTACCCACATCAAACATAGAGATCGCAGTGAAGAGGGTCTCACATGAATCGAGACAGGGTATGAGAGAATTCATAGCAGAGATCATCAGCATCAGTCGGCTACGTCACCGCAACATAGTGTCGCTCCTTGGTTACTGCCGTCGGAAAGGGGAGTTGCTCTTGGTTTATGACTACATGCCTAATGGGAGCCTCGATAGGTACCTCTATAACCAACCAACGGTCACCCTAAATTGGAGGCAAAGATTTAGGGTGATCAAAGGAGTGGCATCTGGACTGCTTTATCTGCACGAAGGCTGGGAGCAAGTAGTGATCCACAGGGATATAAAGGCGAGTAACGTCTTGCTAGATGCTGACCTAAATGGAAGACTTGGAGATTTTGGGCTTGCGAGACTATACGACCACGGAGCCGACCCTCAAACGACTCACGTCGCAGGAACGCTTGGTTATCTCGCCCCCGAACACACGCGTACCGGCAAAGCCACTAGGAGCACAGACGTGTTTGCATTCGGGGTGTTTTTGCTTGAGGTCGCCTGCGGGAGAAGGCCGATCCAGAATGGAGATGCGGAGGACACGATATTGGTGGACTGGGTATTTTCTTGCTGGGACAGAGGTACCATTCTCGAGGGCAGAGATCCGAAGTTGGGGGCGGAGTTTGTGGAAGAAGAAATAGAGTTGGTTCTGAAACTCGGGTTGATGTGTTCCCACGCCGAGCCGCTGATGAGGCCTAGCATCCGTCAAGTTTTGCATTACTTGGAGGGCGATATTCCAACGCCGGAGTTGTCGTCCATCGGCGGCAGGTTAACAGTCGGTCATCACGGAGGTTTTGATGATTTGGCTAGGTCTCCGTCCTCCATGGAAGAGGCATTTCAGCAATCATATTCTGCTGTAGAATCGCTTCTCTCAGGTGGGCGATGAGCCTCATATTTTTGGTTTCTGATCTTATTCCATGCTCTTTATTTGGGGAAGATCAATATGTCCTATGCTCTAAGAGTCACTCTATTACTAGTCGGTGAAAGGATCGCTAAAATACACGCTCTTAGTTCTGTTTTGGCTCAAATCGGCTGCCGCCACTGGCCCGGGCGTCGTTCACTGAATGGTGCACTACTTGCAAATCCAACCTTCATTACTCAGCATCCCTCTTCATCTTGTTGTCGTTTGTTTATGCCTCTATATTATCCCCTCTTGCATAATCTCTCATTATTGAACTTGAAAGAAGAGTAATATGTTTTACTCATCTGGCCAAAAATGCTAAGTCCATCTTTGTATGCTTCAACTGTAATTGCAGAAGCTGATGCGGTAGTTGCTTCAACTATGATTGTCACGAGAACAAAACCGACTTGCAAAAGGCAAAAGTGAGAAGAAAACGCAGATTACTTGCAAGTACAAAATAGAGCAAGATATCCAGTAAAGTTATGACATGTGGCCTGAGTATACACGAAAACATCAGTAAATATAGAGAAAGGAGATCAACTTTTGCATTGATTTAGAAAATTCCACGAAGATGTCTCGACAAAGAGGAAGGAGACTGACTTTATGCTTCCATAAACAACTCCGTAATAGAAGGGCCAAACATGAGCCACCTGTCCATCGTTACCATCAAATACAAACAGTCCAAATCAATCGAAGTGGAGATTGATTTCTTTCGGTTTTGGTcccttctccttttcctttgtcGCGACCCTCCCAATTTTCACGACACAATTTAAAGGTAATGACCAAAAGCGGGCCAACAGTCCTCAATTAGGCCTGACTTCTCCTAAGCTCTTACCTCGTGCAATGTTggcttcattttaaatttgaatttaatcatAAAGGATTATATGTGAGATAGAAGTCGTTATTAGCCTTTTTGGGTTGGCTAAAAATCAGGCTAGCCACAAGAGTTTGTTTTGCTTCATGCACAACTAGAGAGTAACAAGGCTCATGAACATGATTACGCTAATAAAaaagtttattcttttttatcgaTAGTAGGGTTTACTTTGATCTTGCTTATGCCTTCCATTTGATAGAGTTCTTTTAAATAATTAGCACCATTTCGATACCTCTAACTCGGATGGCATATTCATCCAAATGGTCAAATAGTTTTAATTATCAATTATAAACCCTAAAGGTCATTTGTTGTTGCTAATTGCTCATGCAATGGTTTTCAAAAGTTTATTATGATCCTAAGGTTTTCCCTAATCacattaaaaggaaaagagcaATCAATGTATTGAAAGTACAGGAAGTAAATACCCAAGTTTTGAAAAAGCCTAGATTAAGGTACGAGAAATAAAACCCGATACTTGACGAGTAAATAACACAAATGACTTTGTTTTAAGCCCCAGGATTGCAACTCCAAATCTAACAAAATAATGACTAGCCCATAAAACTTAACTTAAGCCCATTCTATTTCCTCCacatttttgtcttcttttcgtattaatttttctcttagcttcttctcttcttttttttggtaaaaggtaataaatTGATTGAGGGGAAGCCAGATGTATACAAGATCATGGcaccaaaacttgcactcaaaaTGAACAATCATAACAAGTGAAAGGATGTCGTGATGTAAAAGGAAGACAGCGCCTTAAAAGACACACAAACAACTAGAAAGGCTAGAAAGGCATGGCATGAACAACTGGCAAGATACAAACCCTTAGCGAAGGAGGAAAGATGTTGGCTCCACAGCAACTCCGTTCCTTGAAGCGACGGTCAAATCCAAGGTCAATCACGGGTCACTCGAGAAGATAATGGGATCGATGCCCCAACTCCTTTGCAATCTTCTGTTCCTGAAGTTGTCCTCAATATTTTTTGAAGATGTTAGCCCTATCCCTAACCACTTTAATAAGGTGATTCTTCATAGCTGGGACAGTAAGGGGTTCTCTTAGCTTCTTCTTTACTTGCCATCTTTTACGCTAACTTCCCATTCCCAGGACTTTTTCCTCATCGCCCGTTCAACGCTCTGCATATTTATTCCGCAACACCAAAGCTTCAACAAAGATAGATCCACATCCCATAAAACATGATCTCCCATTAACCCACCACCTATCACTGATTTGCCACAGTCTACTTGGGACCGGCTATCAATCGCCACCTCCATCACCAACCTTTAAATGCTTATACCTACGTGGCATGACTAGCACAAGCAGATAAAAAAGTCGTGATAAGCAAACCTATGGAGATGTATGTAATGGTTAACATTTGGGCCATGGATTTTGCGCCACCACCTTGCAACGACTGCTGCCGAATGTAACCGGAGGACATGctcacataaaaataaaagtgaacaAAAGGAATATGGCCAAATATAGTCTCGGTGGAAAGGAAATCATACTGAAATCGACCGAAATCAGAGCTTCAAGTGGAACTCTAAGTGAAGTCGTTTTCTTCAAGTTCCTCAGCCTCGAAACAGGGGCGAGCAGTGCTCCCTGTGGCTACCGGACCGACGATGAAGAGAGATGATACAGCCACTATTGGCACCTTGGTTCCTCCGGTCATTCAACTATGCATTAAGAATGTCTTTTAGCACCCTCCCATTCCACAACTTTGGTGGATCCATCAAGTCAAAACAACCTCTGGTCAGAAGCAAGCGACTTTCCTCTCGTTGAATTAGTAAGTTTGCCAATGCATGCTGATCCAGAGTTTGAAACTTGACAAATCTTCCATTCTCATTATTGTTTAGCAAGTTAGCATTGactaaatttttggaatttctgGCGGTCATTTTGGGTGTCTACTCTACCATCCCTTATCCATCTGCCTATCAGGCACTGTTTCTATCTCTGGGTATTTGCTATGGAGTAAGAGATCCTTTGAAACATTATTTACTTCTAGACCTTCAGTGCTGAACCTCATCACGGAAATCATTAGGGCTTCAATATCTTCTCCATTAATTGCAAGTTGCAGGCTCACTGTTTCAGGGGTATGTTTCCATATGGAAGCATCATGGACAGCCTTCAGTGCTTGTACCATTAGAACAATCACTCTGGATTCATGAGTGCACTTTCTAGCTTTTTCTCTGGTTATAGCTTGAATTTCTGAAGAGTGAACTATTCCACATGCACAGTGGCAACTGGCAAAATAGctcccaagaaaaatgatcatCCCAACTTAGCATTCTGTCCACTGCCATTTTGCTGCAAACTTGTTCTGATTTAGTCACCAAGATTATGTTGCTACCATTCTGTGGCATTGGATCAGGAATCCCCATTGATTCCAGATTTAGGAGTTGAGGAATGTCATCAAGAGCAAGTAAGAATTTATTGCGCTTTGGCACTCTATTCACCAAGTCTGAGATGTCAGCATTCGAAGGCTTTAACTAAAAATCAGATGATATTTGCTCCATAATCTTTTCAGGCACCTCTTTCATATTGTGTTCTCAGGAAGAGTAATCCAAGTCGTCAAAATTGTACAATGGTTTGACTGGTGATCACACTGGGCTTCTCTATCCCCGTCTTTTCCATGaattccaactttttcaaaatctGAACATCTAATGTGCTCCAAAACAAGAATTATGTCATGGTATCATGAACGTCGTGGTCCTATCATGGTCTCTCATATTGTCTGTCAGCACCAAAAAAACTTGTCTTGATTGACATCGCGTCTCATGTGAATCAGTGCATGAGTCACTCGTGCCCTTTTGGGATTAGATAAGATCTTTGCCGCTATTACCATCTCAGTTTGCAAGTCCTACTGATCTGTAGGTTCTCCTAATTATCCCCTTATTTTTTCTCAATCCATATTCGTGGGATCCCGATCTGTTTCCAACTTGCTTTCGATACCCTTTTGCTAAGAACTAGCTTTTCATATGAAAAATCAGTGAAAGAGTCATTCGCTTGTATAATCATAGGAAAGGGTAAACAGAAGATTGAGATAGAAAAGGATCCTCTAGTTGCCGAGCTCAATTGGGGCTCATAATCAGGTGAGACATGCAGATGATTGAATGTTGTGATGGACCAAGAGCCCGACCATCGCGGTTAGATTAGTAAACTGTTCTTTATCCTGATTACTCTAGCAACATCAACGTGAAGTACAGGTTTTTCATCCTCCCCCTCCCAGAATATACATGTATCAATATGCAGCAGACCAAATCCTAAGTAAAAGATATTGTTCCAATTGCTTTATGTTGTTTTCCCATTCTCGTTGCCATTTTgatgaaacaagaaaagaagaaaaatcaaactaaaaccACACATTACGAGTATGACAAGCGCATGTCAGGCGAGCACAAAGATTACAAAGATAAAAAGACATTTGAAAAAACGACATTACTATTGAAGCGTGACCCCGTGGTCTATGGGTGTTCACAAAAATGAGGTCACCTTTGTAAATCCTGATTATTACCTTCTCAGTTTGTGCATCGACATGGTgaatgatttgatttcttttgctttctttaccACATTGCTTGATTGTAGATTCATGCTGGCTGCATTCTCAAATTGTTTATCACTGCAAGGTTTTCTCATGAATTTTTTGAAGATAATCCCAGTCAATTGAAAAAAGTGATCTTCTTGTACATATTCAGCAATAGACTGGGTAGTGGTCTTCCATCCAGGACCATCCGTAGCCTCAGGGTCTCTTGAACCACTACTCAACTCCTAATTATTGAAGTCATTAGCTTCAGAATCCATAAGCCCAGACACGATCCTAGTAGTTTAGTGGGTCTTTGTATTCTTCCACTGTGGTCACCAAAACACATGTTGGATTCATTTTTGTCGAGTTGTGATCGTCATAAACTCAATGGTTATAATGGTTGAAGTCTAATATAACTCGAAC
This Eucalyptus grandis isolate ANBG69807.140 chromosome 7, ASM1654582v1, whole genome shotgun sequence DNA region includes the following protein-coding sequences:
- the LOC104422937 gene encoding LOW QUALITY PROTEIN: L-type lectin-domain containing receptor kinase IV.1 (The sequence of the model RefSeq protein was modified relative to this genomic sequence to represent the inferred CDS: inserted 1 base in 1 codon), giving the protein MFFKILVLVSLLAVSAYAQVTSFVYNGFQLGKLSLDGMAWVTXDGLLNMGYDVRQNMGHAFHPEPVQFKNSPNGSVFSFSTTFVFAIRPRYKGLSGHGIGFMVMPQRGFPGSLSSEYLGIFNQTDHGNATNHVFGVEFDTFQSSEFNDINDNHVGIDLNGLISANSTPAGYYADGGEFKNLTLISGEEMQVWVDYNGTEKRIDVTLAPIKVQKPNTPLLSLTWDLASVINENMYVGFSSSTGSTQTSYYVMGWSFGVNAKAQELALSQLPKLPQVGKKDTSKVLTIGLPWVVLFLISILISSVVYVMRRKRKFAEVLEDWERDYGPHRLKYKDLYIATKGFREKELLGTGGFGRVYRGILPTSNIEIAVKRVSHESRQGMREFIAEIISISRLRHRNIVSLLGYCRRKGELLLVYDYMPNGSLDRYLYNQPTVTLNWRQRFRVIKGVASGLLYLHEGWEQVVIHRDIKASNVLLDADLNGRLGDFGLARLYDHGADPQTTHVAGTLGYLAPEHTRTGKATRSTDVFAFGVFLLEVACGRRPIQNGDAEDTILVDWVFSCWDRGTILEGRDPKLGAEFVEEEIELVLKLGLMCSHAEPLMRPSIRQVLHYLEGDIPTPELSSIGGRLTVGHHGGFDDLARSPSSMEEAFQQSYSAVESLLSGGR